One window from the genome of [Clostridium] celerecrescens 18A encodes:
- a CDS encoding creatininase family protein, with amino-acid sequence MSSKMNELDGISIRDLIPTHNIALLPIGAVEVHGPHLPIGTDSFLAENLCDKLSERVPSLILPTIHYTQVWSLGEMKGSIGISNELLTQLLFEILLETERNGFHMAVMINTHLGNNGAIKEAARKALKERPDFKILYFTYPGAGEILGEVMGAGNFHGGFFHADEIETSYMLYLCKEHVDMSKAVNEAPLVPELIDVTPIRWSEFTQTAVMGNAKDATEEKGRKVIEYVLDRMVSFIEKAKER; translated from the coding sequence ATGAGCAGTAAAATGAATGAACTGGATGGAATATCTATCAGAGACTTAATTCCAACCCATAATATCGCGCTGCTTCCCATAGGCGCTGTGGAAGTCCATGGCCCCCATCTGCCCATAGGAACAGATTCCTTTCTCGCTGAAAACCTGTGTGATAAGCTTTCTGAGAGGGTTCCTTCCCTGATTCTTCCCACGATTCATTACACCCAGGTTTGGAGTCTGGGAGAAATGAAAGGATCAATCGGTATCAGCAATGAGCTTTTAACACAACTGCTCTTTGAAATCCTGTTGGAAACAGAGCGAAATGGATTCCATATGGCTGTTATGATCAATACCCATCTGGGGAATAACGGTGCCATAAAAGAGGCAGCCAGGAAGGCTCTGAAAGAAAGACCAGACTTTAAGATCCTGTATTTTACCTATCCCGGTGCAGGAGAAATTCTGGGGGAAGTAATGGGAGCAGGCAATTTTCACGGTGGATTTTTCCATGCGGACGAAATTGAAACTTCCTATATGCTGTATTTGTGCAAGGAACATGTGGACATGTCAAAAGCTGTCAATGAAGCCCCGCTGGTACCTGAGCTTATAGACGTAACGCCCATCCGGTGGAGTGAATTTACTCAGACCGCGGTTATGGGGAATGCAAAAGATGCAACAGAGGAGAAAGGCCGTAAAGTCATCGAATATGTATTGGACCGAATGGTTTCTTTTATTGAAAAAGCAAAGGAGAGGTGA
- a CDS encoding phosphotriesterase family protein: MSFVRTIFGDISPEEMGITYSHEHLLCVPPYWKERNADDLLLDDSEKTKGDMQDFKHLGGRTIVDATAIDYGRNVSGVAELARELDIQIIATAGFNKSFLWDAKLPEHLIPIVGNYHTYQEWMEQATVDQLTDHVIREVEVGLEGTSYKAGQVKTGTGYNSINPLEVKTIVAIAAAHHETKAPVHLHTEAGTMALEQIEILEREKVDISRVSFGHMDRNLDLYYYEKILSHGGFLSFDGLGKIKYAPESARIHVILELCKRGYEDQLLISHDLARKSYYRNYSYGIGLKFILDKWIPRFMEEADAAGLDGRILADKFLIDNPKRCFSFR, encoded by the coding sequence ATGAGTTTTGTGAGAACGATTTTCGGTGATATTTCACCGGAGGAAATGGGAATAACTTATTCCCATGAACATTTGTTGTGTGTACCGCCTTATTGGAAGGAAAGAAATGCAGATGACCTGCTTCTTGATGATTCTGAAAAAACAAAAGGAGATATGCAGGATTTTAAGCATTTAGGCGGCCGTACCATTGTGGATGCCACTGCCATTGATTATGGAAGAAATGTTTCCGGAGTTGCAGAACTGGCGAGAGAGCTGGATATTCAAATCATTGCAACAGCAGGGTTTAACAAGTCCTTTTTATGGGATGCAAAGCTGCCGGAGCATTTAATTCCTATTGTAGGAAATTATCATACTTATCAGGAGTGGATGGAACAGGCAACCGTTGATCAGCTGACGGATCACGTGATCCGTGAAGTCGAAGTAGGGCTGGAAGGGACCTCTTACAAAGCAGGGCAGGTAAAAACCGGTACAGGCTATAACAGCATTAATCCCTTAGAGGTCAAGACCATTGTTGCGATCGCGGCAGCCCATCATGAGACAAAGGCCCCTGTCCATCTTCATACAGAGGCAGGAACCATGGCGCTGGAGCAGATTGAGATTCTAGAGAGGGAAAAGGTGGACATCAGCCGCGTTTCCTTTGGTCATATGGACCGAAACCTGGATTTATATTATTATGAGAAAATTTTGTCCCACGGAGGATTTTTAAGCTTTGACGGACTTGGGAAAATAAAATATGCACCGGAGTCTGCAAGGATTCATGTGATTTTGGAGCTGTGTAAAAGGGGATATGAAGATCAACTTTTGATCAGCCATGATCTTGCCAGAAAATCCTATTACAGGAATTACAGCTACGGAATCGGTTTAAAATTTATATTAGACAAGTGGATTCCCAGATTCATGGAAGAAGCAGATGCAGCAGGCTTAGACGGAAGGATTCTGGCAGATAAATTCTTAATAGACAACCCCAAACGATGCTTTTCCTTTCGATAG
- a CDS encoding PTS ascorbate transporter subunit IIC → MAVVNWIATNIFGNAGFLLGIIVMLGLILQKKSFSQTVQGTIKAIIGFQIIGIGSGIVVSSLNVFQPMWAEVFGLEAQSLGKYMGQNDFVQRFGTVVTLSMTFGFLINVLLARVTKFKYIYLTGHMMFWTSLIFSGIIFDQNINANTFAVTAFLSVVLGVYWTLQPALTQPFLRKITGNDSVALGHTSASVAFLGAVAGKYVGNKEKSTEDLVISDKWGFLRDSNIVTGITMAVLFIIGTILLMIKNTEGAREILASSGDTSFIIYSILTSLQFAGGIAVVLFGVRMFIGEMVPAFKGIATKIVPGAVPALDAPIVYPYAPNAVIIGFLGAFVASLIWLVVLGNTVGYVFVPTMIAIFFHAGTAGVFGNKTGGIRGALFAGVITATVIAIGQYVMVTFLAPSTVPDVVMWAADSDMFIIGPIIRLIAGFLF, encoded by the coding sequence ATGGCAGTAGTGAATTGGATTGCAACTAATATTTTTGGGAATGCCGGCTTTTTATTAGGAATTATCGTTATGTTGGGGTTAATTCTCCAAAAGAAGTCATTCAGCCAGACGGTTCAGGGAACGATTAAAGCGATTATCGGTTTCCAGATTATCGGAATTGGTTCAGGAATTGTGGTTTCCTCTTTGAACGTTTTCCAGCCCATGTGGGCTGAGGTGTTTGGACTGGAAGCACAGAGTCTTGGCAAATATATGGGACAGAATGACTTTGTTCAAAGATTCGGCACCGTTGTTACCCTTTCTATGACATTTGGATTTCTGATCAATGTGCTTCTGGCACGGGTTACAAAATTTAAGTATATCTATTTAACCGGTCATATGATGTTCTGGACTTCTCTTATTTTCTCAGGAATCATTTTTGATCAGAATATCAATGCAAATACATTTGCAGTAACTGCATTTTTATCAGTTGTATTGGGCGTTTACTGGACATTACAGCCTGCTTTGACACAGCCTTTCTTAAGAAAAATCACGGGAAATGACAGTGTGGCACTGGGACATACGTCAGCATCTGTTGCATTTTTAGGTGCAGTGGCAGGAAAGTATGTAGGGAATAAGGAAAAGAGCACAGAAGACCTGGTTATCTCTGATAAATGGGGATTTTTAAGGGATTCCAATATTGTTACCGGAATTACGATGGCAGTTTTGTTCATCATTGGTACCATCCTTCTTATGATTAAAAATACAGAGGGTGCCAGAGAAATTCTTGCGTCCTCAGGAGATACAAGCTTCATCATATACTCCATATTAACCAGTTTACAATTTGCAGGCGGTATTGCGGTGGTACTTTTCGGAGTCCGCATGTTTATCGGTGAAATGGTACCTGCCTTTAAGGGTATCGCTACAAAAATCGTTCCAGGTGCAGTACCTGCCCTTGATGCACCTATTGTTTATCCTTATGCGCCCAATGCGGTTATTATCGGATTCCTGGGAGCATTTGTGGCAAGCTTAATCTGGCTTGTAGTTTTAGGAAATACCGTAGGCTATGTGTTTGTTCCCACTATGATCGCTATTTTCTTCCATGCTGGAACAGCAGGAGTTTTTGGCAATAAAACAGGCGGAATCAGAGGGGCGCTGTTTGCAGGTGTGATTACGGCAACTGTCATTGCAATCGGCCAGTATGTCATGGTAACATTCCTGGCTCCATCGACTGTTCCTGATGTAGTTATGTGGGCTGCTGATTCCGATATGTTTATCATTGGGCCGATTATCCGGTTGATTGCCGGCTTCTTATTCTAA
- a CDS encoding PTS sugar transporter subunit IIB — MMKVLAVCGLGMGSSLILRMNIEDVFQAEGVKAEVEHSDASAASGEACDFIVTTKEIAQSLQNPRGKVIILDNFIDKDEIKRVLKENHVF, encoded by the coding sequence ATGATGAAAGTATTAGCAGTTTGTGGATTGGGTATGGGATCATCCCTCATCCTTCGGATGAATATTGAGGATGTGTTTCAGGCAGAGGGAGTGAAAGCGGAGGTGGAGCACAGCGATGCTTCTGCAGCAAGCGGTGAAGCGTGCGATTTCATTGTTACAACAAAAGAAATTGCACAGTCCCTTCAAAACCCGAGGGGAAAAGTAATTATTCTTGATAATTTTATTGACAAAGATGAAATTAAAAGAGTTTTAAAGGAAAACCATGTTTTCTAA
- a CDS encoding IS110 family RNA-guided transposase encodes MFKIFRKICCGLDVHKTWIYACIGITDTNGRTDYKQARFSSFSKGLRDLADWLAKYNCSEVCMESSGKFWIPVFNILEKTCFVTLAHPKYTKPQKGNKTDRKDAKWICDLFMCDMIKPSFIPSPEIRQLRDLIRYRFKLTNMLTGEKNRAQNCLTVSNLKLDDVFSDVFGKSSRSITNYMLDHPGKTFDVAPFVDRRCKTPVEEIQAAVDGAISPEQAVKLRQCLAHIDELEAHKKEIEQEILLLVDPFSAVLDLLYTIPGFDKNPMTAIAILSEIGPDMSVFESSKNLVSWAGCCPRNDQSAGKVKSTRISRAGCYLKPLLVQIANALLKSKKHPEFKERYHRIKTRRGHKKAVIAVCKMLLTAIWNILSKLEPYTSEGFLEHRPVNESKILTRSQALELFRKRGYTIIDDPAVTV; translated from the coding sequence ATGTTCAAAATCTTTCGTAAAATCTGTTGTGGTCTTGATGTCCACAAAACCTGGATTTATGCCTGTATCGGTATCACTGATACAAACGGACGGACCGATTATAAGCAAGCCCGCTTCTCTTCCTTTTCTAAAGGTCTTAGAGACTTAGCTGACTGGCTTGCTAAATATAACTGTTCTGAAGTCTGTATGGAATCTTCCGGTAAGTTTTGGATCCCGGTCTTTAACATCCTTGAAAAAACCTGTTTTGTTACACTTGCCCATCCCAAATACACCAAACCTCAGAAAGGCAATAAGACCGACCGAAAAGATGCCAAATGGATTTGTGACCTTTTCATGTGTGACATGATCAAACCCAGTTTTATTCCTTCCCCTGAAATCCGTCAGCTTCGTGACCTGATACGCTATCGCTTCAAGCTTACCAACATGCTGACCGGTGAAAAAAACCGGGCTCAGAACTGTCTTACTGTTTCCAACTTAAAACTTGATGATGTTTTCAGCGATGTTTTTGGTAAATCTTCCCGTTCCATTACCAATTACATGCTCGACCATCCGGGCAAAACGTTTGATGTTGCTCCCTTTGTCGATAGACGATGCAAGACCCCTGTTGAAGAAATACAGGCTGCCGTTGACGGTGCCATTTCCCCTGAGCAGGCTGTCAAGCTTCGTCAATGTCTCGCACACATCGATGAGCTTGAAGCCCACAAAAAGGAAATCGAGCAGGAAATACTTCTGCTTGTGGATCCCTTTTCTGCTGTTCTGGATTTGCTTTACACCATTCCCGGATTCGATAAAAATCCGATGACCGCTATTGCCATTCTCTCTGAGATTGGTCCCGACATGTCGGTGTTTGAGTCATCTAAGAATCTCGTCTCATGGGCTGGTTGCTGTCCACGCAATGACCAGAGTGCAGGAAAAGTGAAATCCACACGTATTTCCCGCGCCGGCTGTTATTTGAAACCTCTTCTTGTTCAGATTGCCAATGCACTTCTCAAATCCAAAAAGCATCCTGAATTCAAAGAAAGGTATCACAGAATCAAAACCCGCAGGGGACACAAAAAGGCTGTCATTGCTGTCTGCAAGATGCTCCTGACCGCTATCTGGAACATCTTAAGCAAGCTGGAGCCATATACCTCTGAAGGTTTTTTAGAGCATCGCCCTGTCAATGAATCCAAGATTCTGACAAGGTCACAGGCTCTGGAACTGTTCAGGAAAAGAGGTTACACAATCATTGATGATCCTGCTGTAACTGTTTAA
- a CDS encoding PTS sugar transporter subunit IIA, which produces MSIINEKCIALRLDASDAQEGIVKAGQVLLQEGYIRQEYIDAMLKNFEKNGPYFAIAPGFAMPHARPEDGVIQSGISLITLKTPVPFGSSNDPVKLIMALATSSDNEHLEFMTKIAGILGKEQVIERLYQCMTADEAMSIINND; this is translated from the coding sequence ATGAGTATTATCAATGAAAAATGTATAGCATTAAGGCTTGATGCCTCTGACGCACAGGAGGGAATTGTAAAAGCCGGACAGGTGCTTCTTCAGGAGGGGTATATCAGGCAGGAGTATATTGATGCAATGCTGAAAAACTTCGAAAAGAACGGTCCCTATTTTGCCATAGCACCCGGTTTTGCAATGCCTCATGCAAGGCCGGAGGATGGGGTCATTCAATCAGGAATATCCTTAATTACCCTTAAAACCCCGGTTCCTTTTGGAAGCAGCAATGATCCGGTGAAGCTGATTATGGCACTTGCAACCAGCAGCGATAATGAACATCTTGAATTTATGACGAAAATTGCCGGAATTTTAGGAAAGGAACAAGTGATAGAAAGGTTGTATCAGTGCATGACAGCTGATGAGGCCATGTCAATTATAAACAATGATTAA